A region of Saccharococcus thermophilus DNA encodes the following proteins:
- a CDS encoding EAL-associated domain-containing protein: protein MDALDVMANLQQVFPYYQAIFSADEHCVIGYEVLGRYQSETEVVSLGSFFHDDTIPEEFRLEVDEVVTKKALDYFLSLDDYTPLIFLNRDANLLMLDRADSFLQLLLQYETRGLSLERVVLEINEQHFKGDLDQLSHLLTYIRTYGVKVAVDNIGEHSSNLERIGVLSPDILKIDLRQLRKTSVHQAYQDIVYSISLLARKIGATLLYEDIETSFQLQYAWRNGGRYYQGYYLAKPSPELVPRDMLKERLRQECHHFIQQEKKKLETLYHISEQFQQRLTALLAKYKKVADFNELISLLANELNDVCFRIYVCDEDGFQQSANMFKRNGRWELEPQYYMKNWSWRPYFLENIIRMRSRKRGILSDLYADIETGETIRTYSYPIDDRHYLFIDLSYDYLFEHDAHY from the coding sequence GTGGACGCGTTGGATGTAATGGCGAATTTGCAGCAAGTTTTTCCATACTATCAGGCAATTTTTAGCGCTGATGAACATTGTGTCATTGGCTATGAAGTATTAGGAAGATATCAGTCTGAAACAGAAGTTGTCAGCTTAGGTTCGTTTTTTCACGATGATACAATACCGGAAGAATTCCGTTTAGAAGTAGATGAAGTGGTAACCAAAAAAGCGCTTGATTATTTTCTCTCCCTCGATGATTACACACCGCTTATTTTTTTGAATCGTGATGCGAATTTATTGATGCTTGACCGTGCCGATTCATTTTTGCAGCTGCTTCTTCAATATGAAACAAGAGGGTTGTCGCTGGAACGCGTTGTGCTCGAAATTAATGAGCAGCATTTTAAAGGAGATTTAGATCAGTTAAGCCATTTATTAACCTATATCCGTACATATGGAGTAAAAGTTGCGGTAGACAATATCGGAGAGCATAGCAGCAATTTAGAAAGAATCGGCGTGCTGTCACCAGATATTTTGAAAATTGATTTGCGTCAATTGCGAAAAACTTCTGTTCATCAAGCGTATCAGGACATTGTGTATTCTATTTCGCTGCTAGCCCGCAAAATCGGCGCTACGCTTTTATACGAAGATATCGAAACCTCTTTTCAATTGCAATACGCGTGGCGAAACGGCGGCCGTTATTACCAAGGGTACTATTTGGCGAAACCTTCTCCGGAATTGGTGCCGCGCGATATGTTAAAGGAACGTCTGCGTCAGGAATGCCATCATTTTATCCAGCAGGAAAAGAAAAAGCTAGAAACGCTTTATCATATTTCCGAGCAGTTTCAGCAGCGGCTGACGGCGCTTTTGGCCAAATATAAGAAAGTCGCTGATTTTAATGAGCTGATTTCACTTTTGGCGAATGAGCTGAATGACGTTTGTTTCCGCATTTATGTTTGCGACGAGGATGGTTTTCAGCAGTCCGCCAATATGTTTAAGCGCAACGGCCGCTGGGAGCTTGAGCCGCAATATTATATGAAAAATTGGAGCTGGCGGCCGTACTTTTTAGAAAATATTATTCGCATGCGCTCCCGCAAACGGGGAATTTTATCCGATTTATACGCCGACATCGAAACCGGGGAAACGATCCGCACGTATTCGTATCCAATTGACGATCGGCACTACTTGTTTATTGATTTATCGTATGATTACTTATTCGAACACGACGCTCATTA
- the fadH gene encoding 2,4-dienoyl-CoA reductase, which produces MNGKVIIITGGSSGMGKYMAKRFAADGANVVITGRRLEALEEAKKEIESPNGKVLPIQMDVRDPELVAEMVKRTDAEFGRIDALINNAAGNFICPAEKLSINGWNSVINIVLNGTFYCSREVGNYWIQRGQKGSIINIVATYAWHAGAGVIHSASAKAGVLAMTRTLAVEWGKKYGFRVNAIAPGPIERTGGAEKLWESEEAERLTIESVPLGRLGTPEEVAALAAFLLSDDAAYINGECITIDGGQWLNRRPF; this is translated from the coding sequence ATGAACGGAAAAGTCATTATTATCACCGGCGGTTCGAGCGGGATGGGGAAGTATATGGCAAAGCGATTTGCCGCAGACGGCGCCAATGTCGTTATTACCGGAAGACGGCTCGAAGCGCTTGAAGAAGCGAAAAAAGAGATTGAATCGCCGAACGGAAAAGTGCTGCCGATACAAATGGATGTGCGCGATCCGGAGTTAGTGGCGGAAATGGTCAAACGGACGGATGCGGAGTTTGGCAGAATTGACGCACTCATCAATAACGCGGCGGGCAATTTTATTTGTCCGGCGGAAAAGCTATCGATTAATGGCTGGAATAGCGTCATCAACATTGTATTAAACGGTACATTTTATTGCAGCCGCGAGGTCGGGAACTACTGGATTCAACGAGGCCAAAAGGGCTCGATCATCAACATTGTTGCTACATATGCTTGGCATGCCGGCGCAGGGGTGATTCATTCCGCAAGTGCGAAAGCGGGAGTATTGGCGATGACAAGAACGCTAGCTGTTGAATGGGGGAAAAAATACGGATTCCGCGTTAATGCGATTGCTCCTGGACCGATTGAGCGGACGGGAGGAGCAGAGAAGCTGTGGGAATCAGAGGAAGCGGAAAGGCTGACGATTGAAAGCGTTCCGTTAGGGCGTCTTGGCACACCGGAAGAAGTCGCCGCTCTTGCTGCTTTTCTGCTCTCGGATGATGCGGCTTATATCAATGGGGAATGCATTACGATCGATGGAGGGCAATGGCTCAATCGGCGCCCGTTTTAA
- a CDS encoding metallophosphoesterase, with product MEHLETVKMNRRTFLKKMILTGVGGILSTTSSYGYARFIEPAQLTVTHHIISHSLIPKEFTGTKLLQFSDVHLGHYYGLQRFHHTIAKINELQPDIVVFTGDLLHEPNKYPHIGAITDALSHIRAPLGKFSIYGNHDHGGYGTDIYRHIMEKAGFHMLVNEHVLIRRQHGRFIAIAGSDDMMLGRPNFAKMVESIPDSTYTIVLLHEPDGAIQTSRYPVHLQLSGHSHGGQIQLPFIGPLITPPLSEKYYEGFYRIRHLTLYVNRGLGTTRVPLRFLSPPELTVFTLQHRT from the coding sequence ATGGAACATTTGGAAACCGTAAAAATGAACAGGCGCACATTTTTAAAAAAAATGATTCTTACCGGCGTCGGCGGAATATTGTCAACGACATCCAGCTATGGTTACGCCCGTTTTATTGAGCCGGCGCAATTAACCGTTACCCACCATATTATTTCCCATTCGCTGATCCCAAAAGAGTTTACCGGGACAAAACTGTTGCAATTTAGCGATGTTCATTTAGGGCATTATTACGGATTGCAACGCTTTCACCATACGATCGCGAAAATAAACGAATTACAGCCCGATATCGTAGTGTTTACCGGAGATTTGCTGCATGAGCCAAACAAGTATCCACACATTGGTGCGATTACCGACGCACTTTCCCACATTCGCGCTCCGCTCGGAAAATTTAGCATTTACGGAAACCATGACCACGGTGGATATGGAACCGATATATATCGCCATATTATGGAGAAAGCCGGTTTTCACATGCTTGTCAATGAGCACGTTCTCATTCGGCGACAGCATGGGCGGTTCATCGCCATCGCCGGCAGCGATGATATGATGCTTGGCAGGCCAAACTTCGCGAAGATGGTCGAGTCGATTCCCGACTCTACTTATACGATCGTGCTGTTGCATGAGCCGGACGGTGCCATACAAACAAGCCGCTATCCTGTTCATTTGCAACTATCCGGGCATAGCCACGGCGGGCAAATCCAGCTTCCGTTTATCGGTCCGTTAATCACCCCGCCGCTGTCGGAAAAATATTATGAAGGATTTTACCGTATTCGCCATTTAACGTTATATGTAAACCGTGGGCTTGGAACAACAAGGGTACCGCTCCGCTTTTTGTCGCCGCCGGAACTGACCGTTTTTACATTGCAGCATCGCACATAA
- a CDS encoding YkyB family protein — protein MKPLELTVDNIAKAIFTVNRHAKTALNPSFLYLLKKKAIEKLLQEGKAKKIGLHFSRNPKYSQQQSDVLVSVGDYYFHIPPTKIDFSTLPHLGALDDSYRNPVTRMPLSQAKALLQAYTGISETPPKRKQPQQKPVFKRLGESY, from the coding sequence ATGAAACCGTTAGAACTGACGGTGGACAACATAGCAAAAGCCATTTTTACCGTCAATCGTCATGCCAAAACGGCATTAAATCCTTCTTTTCTCTACCTTTTGAAGAAAAAAGCGATTGAAAAGCTGCTGCAAGAAGGAAAGGCAAAAAAAATCGGCCTTCACTTTTCCCGCAATCCAAAATATAGCCAACAGCAATCCGACGTGCTTGTTTCTGTCGGTGATTACTATTTTCATATTCCTCCGACAAAAATAGACTTTTCGACACTTCCGCATCTTGGAGCACTGGATGATTCCTACCGCAATCCTGTCACAAGAATGCCTCTATCCCAAGCGAAAGCGTTGCTGCAAGCCTACACCGGGATCAGCGAAACTCCTCCGAAACGAAAACAACCACAGCAAAAACCAGTATTTAAACGGCTTGGCGAAAGCTACTAA
- a CDS encoding GGDEF domain-containing response regulator: protein MNQYVAQFVNNIREQLKRWKTEQSVSREELLRFLHSAARTATIIGGDDIEEKARQLFNELKEQLQQKWTVDEVASYIFPVMKLCYVKEEEPFAVAGIAEETSSGDAPTIWLVGDDILFFMYIKEGLKQVGWQVAEVPQIEKALSFVYEEPPDCMVIDVCEKELQNLHLLQLLENAQKQLFIPIVMISDDHRKEMRLKSYQLGANDFIAKPFAIDELIVRMYRLWKKKKRIDQLVLVDELTQVYNRKYLKKAYESLSSDLERFHELSCIAMLDLDHFKQINDRFGHLVGDIVLQEFARFLCRKTRIGDTVVRFGGEEFIVLLPKTAVGDALRVVERLRNDFSTHLIETEGRQISCTFSGGIVEINDPSKPLEYWLELVDQALYAAKQQGGNCITVAKPADERC, encoded by the coding sequence ATGAATCAGTATGTAGCGCAATTTGTAAATAACATTCGGGAACAGCTAAAGCGGTGGAAAACAGAGCAATCTGTTTCCCGCGAGGAGCTGCTCCGCTTCCTCCATTCCGCGGCAAGAACAGCAACCATTATCGGAGGGGATGATATTGAGGAAAAGGCGCGTCAGCTTTTCAATGAATTGAAAGAGCAGCTGCAACAAAAGTGGACGGTAGACGAGGTAGCCTCCTATATTTTTCCCGTAATGAAACTTTGTTACGTGAAGGAGGAAGAACCTTTTGCTGTTGCGGGTATTGCCGAGGAAACTAGTTCAGGCGATGCCCCGACGATCTGGCTTGTTGGAGACGACATCCTATTTTTTATGTACATCAAAGAAGGTCTTAAGCAAGTGGGATGGCAAGTTGCTGAAGTGCCACAAATCGAGAAAGCACTTTCCTTTGTCTACGAGGAGCCTCCGGACTGCATGGTGATCGATGTTTGCGAGAAGGAACTGCAAAACCTTCATCTGCTTCAGCTGTTGGAAAATGCACAAAAACAACTGTTTATACCGATCGTGATGATTAGTGACGACCACCGGAAAGAAATGCGGTTAAAAAGTTATCAGCTGGGAGCGAACGATTTTATTGCTAAACCGTTTGCCATCGATGAATTGATCGTGCGAATGTACCGCTTATGGAAGAAGAAAAAAAGGATCGACCAATTGGTGTTGGTAGATGAACTGACACAAGTATATAATCGTAAATATTTAAAAAAAGCGTATGAAAGCTTAAGCAGCGATTTGGAGAGGTTTCATGAACTAAGTTGCATAGCGATGCTCGATTTAGATCATTTTAAACAAATTAATGACCGTTTTGGTCATCTCGTCGGCGATATCGTGCTCCAGGAATTTGCCCGCTTTCTTTGCCGTAAGACGCGGATAGGGGATACCGTCGTCCGCTTTGGCGGCGAGGAGTTTATTGTTTTATTGCCAAAAACAGCGGTCGGCGATGCTTTACGCGTGGTCGAGCGATTGCGGAATGATTTTAGCACGCATTTGATTGAAACAGAAGGCCGGCAAATTTCTTGCACGTTCTCAGGCGGGATTGTTGAAATCAATGATCCTTCTAAGCCGCTGGAATATTGGCTGGAGTTGGTGGATCAAGCTCTATATGCCGCAAAGCAACAAGGAGGAAACTGCATAACGGTCGCTAAGCCTGCGGATGAGCGCTGCTGA
- a CDS encoding chemotaxis protein, with protein MPEKSPILLESGTNELEIIEFLLGDQRFAINVMKVREIVTPLPITKIPHSHPYMEGIIELRGEVLPVIDLAKALHFPASVHPENDKFIVAEFNKQKIVFHVHNVTRIYRISWTQIEKPSQMYQGLEGQVIGIVKVEGQMLLFLDFEKIMVDMNPDLGVNMQQVKKLGKRERSQKKIIVAEDSPLLRKLLHETLSEAGYERVEFFENGAEALDYLQSVVANGKDITEEVQLVITDIEMPQMDGHHFTKRIREDDRLKKLPVIIFSSLITDDLRHKGAKVGATAQVSKPEIGELIEMIDSYIL; from the coding sequence ATGCCGGAAAAATCACCTATTTTGCTGGAAAGTGGGACGAATGAATTAGAAATTATTGAGTTTTTACTTGGTGATCAGCGTTTCGCCATCAATGTGATGAAAGTAAGAGAAATTGTGACTCCCCTTCCAATTACGAAAATTCCTCATTCCCATCCTTATATGGAAGGGATTATTGAGCTTCGCGGGGAAGTGTTGCCGGTTATCGATTTAGCAAAAGCGCTTCATTTTCCTGCTTCCGTCCACCCTGAGAATGACAAGTTTATCGTGGCAGAATTCAATAAACAAAAGATTGTATTTCACGTGCATAATGTAACGCGCATTTATCGCATTTCCTGGACGCAGATCGAAAAGCCGTCGCAAATGTACCAAGGCTTAGAAGGGCAAGTGATCGGCATTGTCAAAGTGGAAGGGCAAATGCTTTTGTTTTTGGATTTTGAAAAAATCATGGTTGATATGAATCCGGATTTAGGCGTAAACATGCAGCAAGTCAAAAAACTTGGAAAGCGGGAGCGTTCACAAAAAAAGATCATCGTCGCTGAAGATTCTCCATTATTGCGAAAGTTGCTTCACGAAACATTATCGGAAGCTGGCTATGAACGCGTCGAATTTTTTGAGAACGGGGCAGAAGCGCTTGATTATTTGCAATCGGTTGTGGCCAACGGAAAAGATATTACAGAAGAAGTGCAACTTGTCATTACTGATATTGAAATGCCGCAAATGGATGGTCATCATTTTACAAAACGGATTCGGGAAGATGATAGGTTAAAGAAACTTCCTGTCATCATTTTCTCTTCTCTTATTACTGACGATCTTCGCCATAAAGGAGCGAAAGTCGGCGCAACAGCCCAAGTAAGCAAGCCGGAAATTGGTGAGCTGATCGAGATGATTGACAGCTATATTTTATAA
- a CDS encoding glycoside hydrolase domain-containing protein, which translates to MAKGIWGVDSSQVVTEQLFQCVKNELGYPKFWGRYLSDVPNVSDGLTKEEITRIRNYGIKVLPIYNAFREAVGYVNGQVAARNAIFHARRLGIPKNKVLFANIEDFFAVDASWIAAWVETLYPTGYRPGLYADPTKGNFAAAYCEAVQRNNQVAVQAIIWSSAPRPGTTKEQKAPRYQPASPNCSANVWAWQYGRDAGECPVDTNLADRRLLDFLY; encoded by the coding sequence ATGGCCAAAGGCATCTGGGGAGTAGATTCGTCTCAGGTTGTAACTGAACAACTGTTTCAATGCGTAAAAAACGAACTTGGCTACCCAAAATTTTGGGGGCGTTATTTATCGGATGTCCCGAATGTTTCCGATGGCTTGACGAAAGAAGAAATTACACGTATTAGAAACTATGGGATAAAAGTGCTGCCTATTTATAATGCGTTCCGTGAAGCAGTTGGATATGTCAACGGACAAGTGGCGGCGCGCAACGCAATATTTCATGCGAGACGCCTCGGCATTCCAAAAAATAAGGTGTTATTTGCAAATATTGAAGATTTTTTTGCCGTTGATGCATCTTGGATTGCCGCCTGGGTGGAAACGCTGTATCCGACAGGGTATCGCCCAGGATTGTATGCCGATCCGACGAAAGGGAATTTCGCGGCTGCTTATTGTGAGGCGGTACAAAGAAACAATCAAGTGGCCGTGCAAGCGATTATTTGGAGTTCGGCGCCAAGACCGGGGACGACAAAAGAACAAAAAGCGCCAAGATATCAGCCGGCCTCACCGAATTGCAGTGCAAACGTTTGGGCTTGGCAATACGGCCGCGATGCCGGAGAGTGTCCGGTGGATACCAATTTGGCGGATCGCCGCCTCCTTGATTTTTTGTATTGA
- a CDS encoding TIGR00725 family protein, whose translation MKRIAVIGQSGDIPDEVRHIAEEVGAEIAKRNAVLLTGGGSGVMEAASKGAKEAGGLVVGILAGDRVDVANDYIDIPITTGLYFDFRSLILVHSADALIMIRGGNGTLGELSAAYMNKKPVVIIETTGGWAARIKEVAYEGGYLDERRTVEIAFCRSAKEAVELAFQRMEEPIDVMKNTGRIGD comes from the coding sequence ATGAAACGGATTGCGGTTATCGGACAGTCAGGGGATATTCCTGACGAGGTGCGACATATCGCAGAAGAAGTGGGAGCAGAAATCGCCAAGCGCAACGCTGTTTTATTGACAGGCGGAGGGAGCGGTGTCATGGAGGCGGCATCGAAAGGAGCGAAAGAAGCAGGGGGGCTTGTCGTCGGCATTTTAGCGGGCGATCGCGTCGATGTCGCAAATGATTATATCGACATTCCCATTACAACAGGCCTTTATTTTGACTTTCGCAGCCTCATTCTTGTTCATTCCGCCGATGCACTCATTATGATCCGCGGCGGAAACGGAACGCTGGGCGAATTATCGGCGGCCTATATGAATAAAAAACCAGTGGTGATTATCGAAACGACTGGGGGATGGGCCGCTAGAATAAAAGAGGTTGCTTATGAAGGCGGTTATTTAGACGAGCGTCGTACGGTGGAAATCGCCTTTTGCCGCTCGGCAAAAGAAGCAGTAGAACTGGCATTTCAGCGAATGGAAGAGCCGATCGATGTGATGAAAAATACGGGACGAATCGGTGATTAA
- the corA gene encoding magnesium/cobalt transporter CorA yields MIRTCVVTKDFEVIYDVALPFVNSADVSWYWVDFHEPTEDEAKLLADFFHFHPLAIEDCLEYVQRPKLDFYDRYLFVVLHAIEGNSLEAEEVDLFVGQNFIVSFHKQSIHAVNEVWTRIQHEDDFQQGPFHIMYRIIDKLVDDYFPPIYHIEDVLNELEENTNDETIEEIIEKVFDIRSDLSKLRRTIVPMRDLLYRIIHSDRLQRMKERQLYFHDIYDHLLKLSEMIETNREITSDIRDSYLSLNSNRMNTIMMTLTVITTIFMPLTFISGIYGMNFDYMPELHWKYGYFAVLGVMAFIAISMSFWFKRNGWFRFHKGMKDKR; encoded by the coding sequence ATGATCCGAACGTGCGTTGTTACAAAAGATTTTGAGGTTATATATGATGTTGCGCTTCCATTTGTAAACAGTGCCGATGTTTCCTGGTATTGGGTGGATTTTCATGAACCAACAGAAGACGAGGCAAAGTTGCTTGCCGATTTCTTTCACTTCCACCCGCTGGCGATTGAGGACTGTTTGGAGTATGTGCAGCGGCCAAAACTCGATTTTTATGATCGGTATTTGTTTGTTGTGTTGCATGCCATTGAAGGAAACTCTCTTGAAGCAGAGGAAGTGGATTTGTTTGTCGGGCAAAATTTTATCGTTTCGTTTCATAAGCAATCGATTCACGCCGTAAACGAAGTATGGACGCGAATTCAACACGAGGATGACTTCCAGCAGGGCCCTTTTCATATCATGTACCGCATTATCGATAAGCTTGTCGATGACTATTTTCCGCCGATTTACCATATTGAAGATGTATTGAATGAATTAGAGGAAAATACGAATGATGAGACGATTGAAGAAATTATTGAAAAAGTGTTTGATATTCGCAGCGACTTATCGAAGCTGCGCAGAACGATTGTGCCGATGCGCGATTTATTGTATCGAATTATTCATTCTGACCGCCTGCAGAGGATGAAAGAGCGGCAATTGTATTTTCATGACATTTACGACCATTTATTGAAACTATCAGAAATGATTGAAACGAACCGCGAGATTACGTCAGATATTCGCGATAGCTATTTGTCGTTAAACTCAAACAGAATGAATACGATCATGATGACATTAACCGTCATTACGACGATTTTTATGCCTTTGACGTTTATTTCCGGCATTTACGGAATGAATTTTGATTATATGCCGGAACTACATTGGAAATACGGTTATTTTGCCGTTCTCGGGGTGATGGCCTTCATTGCGATTTCGATGTCTTTCTGGTTTAAACGGAACGGCTGGTTCCGGTTTCATAAGGGCATGAAAGATAAGCGGTGA
- a CDS encoding IDEAL domain-containing protein, whose product MYEKQYPHEGAILFNQTEEKNSYGPLAEKVLEQAIFQFQKQKLMEKIDEALIARNKALFFELSTQYNELLKKYGA is encoded by the coding sequence ATGTATGAAAAACAGTATCCTCACGAAGGCGCCATTTTATTTAACCAAACGGAGGAGAAAAACAGCTATGGTCCGCTGGCCGAGAAAGTGCTAGAGCAGGCAATCTTTCAGTTTCAAAAACAAAAGTTAATGGAAAAAATTGATGAAGCTCTTATCGCACGAAACAAGGCCCTCTTTTTCGAACTTTCCACCCAATATAATGAGCTTCTAAAAAAATACGGTGCGTAA
- a CDS encoding aminotransferase A, whose amino-acid sequence MEHLIHSRVKNIEISGIRKFFNMVADHPDLISLTIGQPDFPTPEHVKEAGKEAIAANFTAYTHNAGFLELRQAACRFVAEKYGLSYEPDEVIATVGASQAIDITFRTILEEGTEVILPGPVYPGYGPLIQLCGAKPIYVDTRSNGFRLSAELIAPYLNERTRCIVLPYPSNPTGVTLSEQALREIAELVKGRPIWIVSDEIYSELVYHGRHHSIAKWLRDQTIVINGLSKSHSMTGWRIGFVFAPSFVTKHMIKVHQYSVSCTSSVSQKAALAALTAGKNDAEAMRNQYKQRMEYAYDRLVGMGLQVEKPDGAFYLFPSIASFGLSSFDFALDVVHKAGVALVPGSAFSEYGEGYVRLSYAYSFDVLKEGLNRLERYIKEKQWVR is encoded by the coding sequence GTGGAACATTTGATTCATTCTCGCGTAAAAAATATAGAAATATCAGGAATACGAAAATTTTTTAACATGGTGGCAGACCATCCTGATTTAATTTCATTAACGATTGGACAACCTGATTTTCCGACGCCGGAACATGTCAAAGAAGCAGGAAAAGAAGCGATTGCCGCCAATTTTACCGCCTACACCCATAATGCTGGTTTTCTCGAACTGCGGCAAGCTGCATGCCGTTTTGTTGCTGAAAAGTACGGATTATCGTATGAACCGGATGAGGTGATTGCGACCGTCGGGGCAAGCCAAGCGATTGACATTACCTTCCGCACCATTTTAGAAGAAGGTACGGAAGTAATTTTACCTGGTCCCGTCTATCCCGGATACGGACCGCTCATTCAACTATGCGGGGCAAAACCAATATATGTCGATACACGTTCCAATGGATTTCGCCTATCGGCAGAATTAATCGCTCCTTATTTAAATGAGCGGACCCGCTGCATTGTGCTCCCGTACCCTTCAAACCCGACAGGGGTCACTTTATCGGAACAAGCGCTGCGGGAAATCGCCGAATTAGTAAAAGGGCGGCCGATTTGGATTGTTTCCGATGAAATTTATAGCGAGCTTGTATACCATGGCAGACACCATTCCATCGCTAAATGGCTGCGCGACCAAACGATTGTGATCAATGGGTTGAGCAAATCACACTCGATGACAGGCTGGCGCATCGGGTTCGTATTCGCTCCTTCTTTTGTAACGAAACATATGATTAAAGTGCACCAATATAGCGTTTCCTGCACCTCTTCAGTGTCGCAAAAGGCGGCGCTGGCCGCTTTAACGGCAGGAAAAAATGACGCGGAGGCGATGCGCAACCAATATAAACAGCGGATGGAATATGCGTACGATCGCCTTGTCGGCATGGGGCTTCAAGTGGAAAAGCCTGATGGCGCCTTTTACTTATTTCCATCGATCGCTTCGTTCGGTCTCTCATCTTTTGATTTTGCCCTTGATGTGGTCCATAAAGCCGGCGTTGCGCTCGTTCCCGGCAGCGCTTTTTCCGAATATGGCGAAGGATATGTGCGCCTTTCGTACGCGTATTCCTTTGATGTGCTGAAAGAAGGACTCAACCGTTTAGAGCGATACATAAAGGAAAAACAGTGGGTGCGATAA
- a CDS encoding 2-phosphosulfolactate phosphatase, translating to MAKVHVVFRKEDIDETALTDGKIAVVFDILLATSTITAALSFGAASVIPVRNAEEAREKARLLPNGSYELVGEYEGRTIDGFRSPAPLFLQKFCPGKTIILSTTNGTVAIRKAMHANHLYVGSLMNGPALSEHICRRHASETIVAICSGSSGRFCLEDFYGAGYFLSCLLQNGVSARDLSDSAMAAWLFYEKYKTENVGKTVLASSRVGQWMTAHGLERDIDYINQHGALSVVPVFEKTELGGEIHDAMRRSFSI from the coding sequence ATGGCAAAAGTACATGTCGTCTTTCGCAAAGAAGATATTGATGAAACAGCTTTAACAGACGGAAAAATAGCGGTCGTGTTCGACATTTTGCTCGCTACTTCCACGATTACCGCAGCCCTGTCGTTTGGCGCTGCTTCTGTCATTCCGGTGCGAAATGCAGAGGAAGCGCGGGAAAAAGCCCGTCTCCTTCCAAACGGGAGCTATGAGCTTGTCGGCGAATACGAAGGCCGGACGATTGACGGTTTTCGTTCTCCGGCTCCGCTTTTTTTGCAAAAGTTCTGTCCGGGAAAAACGATTATTTTATCAACGACAAATGGCACGGTGGCGATCCGCAAGGCGATGCATGCCAATCATCTTTACGTCGGGAGCCTAATGAACGGACCAGCGCTCAGCGAGCATATTTGCCGACGGCATGCGTCGGAAACGATTGTCGCGATCTGTTCCGGTTCATCGGGGCGATTTTGTTTAGAAGATTTTTACGGGGCAGGCTATTTTCTTTCCTGCCTACTGCAAAACGGTGTTTCTGCCCGCGACTTGTCCGACAGCGCCATGGCGGCGTGGCTCTTTTATGAAAAATACAAGACGGAAAACGTGGGGAAAACGGTGCTTGCCTCTTCGCGGGTCGGGCAGTGGATGACGGCGCACGGCCTGGAACGGGATATCGATTATATTAATCAGCACGGCGCACTTTCCGTTGTTCCCGTATTTGAAAAAACAGAATTGGGGGGAGAAATTCATGATGCAATGAGGCGGTCATTTTCTATATGA